One Streptomyces sp. V4I8 genomic window carries:
- a CDS encoding methyltransferase domain-containing protein, whose product MSAHALDPDLEDLAASARAALVREIDLGGAWADDPVWRDAFAAVPRHLFVPYYYVGVAGGYERRWGQSPDPAARERWVRGAYADTPLATRLRDGELLSSSSQPSLMAMMLVALEVADGSRVLEIGAGTGYNAALLAHRLGDDDLVTTVDLEPEITESARQHLAAAGYHPVVVTGDGARGVPERAPFDRVIATCALPSIPRAWLAQCRPGARVLTPLATGLVALAVRDAEHAEGRFLHTPAYFVPLRGGTRSEPEPVQVGGLPRRAREHELFRFLLALTRGSLDPQEAYALWEREGQPQRERYGITVSGEHEWAWLDDPEGPYAWPLPG is encoded by the coding sequence ATGAGCGCGCACGCTCTCGACCCCGACCTGGAGGACCTCGCCGCCTCGGCGCGGGCCGCGCTGGTGCGTGAGATCGACCTGGGCGGCGCCTGGGCCGACGACCCCGTGTGGCGGGACGCCTTCGCCGCCGTGCCCCGGCATCTGTTCGTGCCGTACTACTACGTGGGCGTCGCCGGCGGCTACGAGCGGCGCTGGGGCCAGAGCCCCGACCCGGCCGCGCGGGAGCGCTGGGTGCGCGGCGCGTACGCGGACACCCCGCTGGCGACCCGGCTGCGCGACGGTGAGCTGCTCTCCTCCAGCAGCCAGCCGTCCCTGATGGCGATGATGCTGGTCGCGCTGGAGGTGGCGGACGGCAGCAGGGTGCTGGAGATCGGCGCCGGCACGGGCTACAACGCCGCCCTGCTCGCGCACCGGCTCGGCGACGACGACCTCGTCACCACCGTCGACCTGGAGCCGGAGATCACCGAGTCGGCCCGGCAGCACCTGGCGGCGGCCGGATACCACCCCGTCGTCGTCACGGGCGACGGCGCACGCGGTGTGCCCGAGCGCGCCCCCTTCGACCGTGTCATCGCCACCTGCGCCCTGCCGTCGATCCCGCGCGCCTGGCTCGCCCAGTGCCGCCCCGGCGCCCGCGTCCTGACGCCGCTCGCCACCGGTCTGGTCGCCCTCGCCGTACGGGACGCCGAGCACGCCGAAGGGCGCTTCCTGCACACGCCCGCCTACTTCGTGCCGCTGCGCGGCGGGACCAGGTCCGAACCGGAGCCCGTGCAGGTGGGCGGACTGCCGCGCCGGGCCAGGGAGCACGAGCTGTTCCGCTTCCTGCTGGCCCTCACTCGCGGCAGCCTCGATCCACAGGAGGCCTACGCGCTGTGGGAGCGCGAGGGGCAGCCGCAGCGGGAGCGGTACGGCATCACGGTGAGCGGCGAGCACGAGTGGGCCTGGCTGGACGACCCCGAGGGGCCGTACGCGTGGCCGCTGCCCGGCTGA
- a CDS encoding globin produces the protein MNEIRRGTLQEQTFYEQVGGEETFRRLVHRFYEGVAEDPILKPMYPEEDLGPAEERLTLFLIQYWGGPTTYSENRGHPRLRMRHAPFAVDRAAHDAWLKHMRDAVDELGLSEEHERTLWSYLTYAAASMVNTAG, from the coding sequence GTGAATGAGATTCGGCGCGGCACGCTTCAGGAGCAGACCTTCTACGAGCAGGTCGGCGGGGAGGAGACCTTCCGCCGCCTCGTCCACCGTTTCTACGAGGGTGTCGCCGAGGACCCGATCCTCAAGCCCATGTATCCCGAGGAGGACCTGGGCCCGGCCGAGGAGCGCCTCACCCTGTTCCTGATCCAGTACTGGGGCGGCCCGACGACGTACAGCGAGAACCGCGGCCACCCCCGCCTGCGGATGCGCCACGCCCCGTTCGCCGTGGACCGCGCGGCCCACGACGCCTGGCTGAAGCACATGCGGGACGCCGTCGACGAGCTCGGCCTCTCCGAGGAGCACGAGCGGACGCTGTGGAGCTACCTGACGTACGCGGCGGCGTCGATGGTGAACACGGCGGGCTGA
- a CDS encoding acyl-CoA thioesterase, giving the protein MRHIYRCPLRWADMDAYGHVNNVVFLRYLEEARIDFLFRPEKDFKQGSVVARHEIDYKRQLVHRHHPVDIELWVSEIRAASFTITYEVKDDDLVYVRASTVVVPFDFKAERPRRITAEEKEFLQEYMDDAADEEEAVAA; this is encoded by the coding sequence TTGCGGCACATCTACCGCTGCCCGCTGCGCTGGGCGGACATGGACGCGTACGGCCACGTCAACAACGTGGTCTTCCTCCGCTACCTGGAGGAAGCCCGTATCGACTTCCTGTTCCGTCCCGAGAAGGACTTCAAGCAGGGGTCCGTGGTGGCGCGCCACGAGATCGACTACAAGCGGCAGCTCGTCCACCGGCACCACCCGGTGGACATCGAGCTGTGGGTCAGTGAGATCAGGGCCGCGTCCTTCACCATCACCTACGAGGTGAAGGACGACGACCTGGTCTATGTCCGGGCCTCGACGGTGGTCGTGCCGTTCGACTTCAAGGCGGAACGGCCGCGCCGTATCACCGCGGAGGAGAAGGAGTTCCTCCAGGAGTACATGGATGACGCGGCCGACGAGGAGGAGGCCGTCGCCGCATGA
- a CDS encoding Cys-Gln thioester bond-forming surface protein encodes MFAAFSALTAHGRGATARVAAATLVSGLVAASVMAGAGPAAADEAAWSQGGATATIGGLKTYGAAVVHADSGDQEISAGLFEMSVDGGGMLQTYCVDIHNPTQRDAKYHETPWSGTSLGANNDAGKIRWILQNSYPQVNDLAALAGKAGVKGGLTEQDAAAGTQVAIWRYSDGVDVNAVDPQAERLADYLEKNARSVAEPQASLTLDPPAVSGHPGERLGPVTVHTNAGSATVTPPADAATSGVRIVDKDGVAVTSAADGSQVFFEVPEDAAAGQAELTVQASTTVPVGRAFAAESRSQTQILAGSSESTVSATATATWAKSGAIPALSAAENCAKGGVDITAANEGTEPFTFELLGVEYSVPAGKSRTVTVPLQEDQAYDFTIEGPGGFAKRFTGVLDCKTQVSEADEAGDATQTLSEPSPATVGVASDDTNLAATGGSAMTPLIAGIAIGLVVIGGAALVVVRKKQLPTQD; translated from the coding sequence GTGTTTGCTGCGTTCTCTGCGCTGACGGCGCACGGGCGAGGGGCGACGGCCCGTGTCGCCGCCGCGACCCTGGTGTCCGGGCTCGTCGCCGCCTCGGTGATGGCCGGCGCCGGCCCCGCCGCGGCCGACGAGGCAGCGTGGAGCCAGGGCGGGGCGACGGCCACCATAGGCGGCCTGAAGACCTACGGTGCCGCGGTCGTCCACGCCGACTCCGGCGACCAGGAGATCTCGGCAGGCCTGTTCGAGATGTCCGTTGACGGCGGCGGCATGCTGCAGACGTACTGCGTCGACATCCACAACCCCACGCAGCGCGACGCCAAGTACCACGAGACGCCCTGGAGCGGCACCTCGCTGGGGGCCAACAACGACGCGGGCAAGATCCGCTGGATCCTGCAGAACTCCTATCCGCAGGTGAACGACCTCGCCGCGCTCGCCGGCAAGGCGGGCGTCAAGGGCGGCCTCACCGAGCAGGACGCGGCGGCCGGCACCCAGGTGGCCATCTGGCGCTACTCGGACGGGGTGGACGTAAACGCCGTCGACCCGCAGGCCGAGCGGCTCGCGGACTATCTGGAGAAGAACGCGCGGAGCGTGGCGGAGCCCCAGGCGTCGCTCACGCTCGACCCGCCTGCCGTCTCCGGCCACCCCGGTGAGCGGCTCGGTCCGGTGACGGTTCACACCAACGCGGGCAGTGCCACGGTGACGCCGCCGGCGGACGCCGCCACCAGCGGGGTGCGGATCGTGGACAAGGACGGCGTGGCCGTCACGTCCGCCGCCGACGGCAGCCAGGTGTTCTTCGAGGTGCCCGAGGACGCGGCGGCCGGCCAGGCGGAGCTGACCGTGCAGGCCTCGACGACCGTGCCGGTGGGACGCGCCTTCGCCGCCGAGAGCCGCAGCCAGACGCAGATCCTGGCCGGCTCCAGCGAGTCGACCGTCTCGGCGACGGCGACCGCGACCTGGGCCAAGTCCGGTGCGATACCCGCGCTGTCGGCGGCGGAGAACTGCGCCAAGGGCGGCGTCGACATCACCGCGGCCAACGAGGGCACCGAGCCGTTCACCTTCGAGCTGCTCGGGGTCGAGTACAGCGTCCCGGCGGGCAAGTCGCGGACGGTGACGGTCCCGCTGCAGGAGGACCAGGCCTACGACTTCACCATCGAAGGACCGGGCGGGTTCGCGAAGCGGTTCACCGGCGTGCTGGACTGCAAGACGCAGGTGAGTGAGGCCGACGAGGCGGGCGACGCCACCCAGACCCTCAGCGAGCCGAGCCCCGCCACGGTCGGCGTGGCGTCCGACGACACCAACCTCGCCGCGACCGGTGGCTCCGCCATGACCCCCCTGATCGCGGGCATCGCCATCGGCCTGGTCGTGATCGGTGGCGCGGCGCTGGTCGTCGTACGGAAGAAGCAGCTGCCGACGCAGGACTGA